ACGTAGCGCAGTATGGGGATGAACATTTTGGGCTGTACGTACCCGGGGACCAGGGTTATGAGCTCGCCCTTCTTGTCCATGAACGCGACGGTCGGCAGTCCCTGTACCCCCATCATGGACGCGAACGCGGAGGGCGCAAAATTCCTGTTTTTCGCCTTGATCCTGTCGGTCGATTCGACGTCCACGCGCACCGGTATAAAATTCCCGGCAATCATCGCCGCCGTCTCGTCGTCCCCGAAGGTCTCCCTGTCCATGACCGTGCACCAGTGGCACCACGAGGCGTAGAAGTCGATTATCATCGGCTTCCCTTCAGTGCGCGCCCTATCGGCCCCCTCGTTATACGACATCCATTTGACCTTCGAGTCCGTGCCCGCGTCCTTCCCGCAGCTCCCGGCGCCGGCTGTCACGAAGAGCAGCGCGGCCAGCGCAATCAATGTTCTTTTCATCGGGTGATCCCCCGTGTTGAATGGAAAATATTTCAGTTGTTAAGAAAATAATGAAAATAAGCCCCGGAAGTCAACAGCGATATTCCCCGGGCGGGCATAAATTACGGGAATGATCTTTTTCTCCCTAAAATCATATTGACGAATCGCGCTGCCTGTGCAGACTGAGAACTACCAGCGGCAAAAACGCCCCCCGCCTCGCCGGCGACCGGGCGCACGCGCATATTTTACCCTACACGGAGACAGGTCCCTATGGAGCATGATACGGCGTGGGTCAGTTTCGACGTCATGGAGCGATTCATGGCCGACGCATTAGTCGCGGCGGGCGTACCGCCGGAAGACGCTGCCGTATGCGCCGAGGTGCTCATCACCGCGGACGCGCTGGGGATCGATTCCCACGGAGTAAACCGCCTTAAGCCCATTTACATCGACAGGATCAGGGCGGGCATCCTCAATCCGCGGACCACGTTCGAGATCGTCAGGGAAGGGCCCACGACCGCCGTCGTGGACGGCCACGACGGGATGGGGCACGTGATCGCGAAGCGTGCCATGCGCATGGCCATGGACAAGGCGCGCGAGTTCGGTATGGGCATGGTTGCGGTAAGGAATTCGTCGCACTACGGCATCGCCGGCTACTACGCGCTCATGGCGGTCAAGGAGGACATGATCGGGATCACCGGTACGAACGCGCGTCCCTCCATCGCCCCGACCTTCGGCGTGGAGAACATGCTGGGCACGAACCCGCTCACCTTCGGCATACCGTCGGACGAGGACTTCCCCTTCCTGCTGGACTGCGCCACCTCCGTGAGCCAGCGCGGGAAGATAGAGGTATACGGCCGGCAGGGGAAGGACGTGCCCCCCGGCTGGGTCATAGACGAGAAGGGCGAGACCCGGACCGATACGCACGGCATCCTGGACGACCTCACGAAGGGCGCGGCGGCGCTGGCACCGTTAGGCGGTATTGGAGAGGAGGGCGGCGGCTACAAGGGCTACGGGTACGCGACCGTGGTGGAGATACTTTCCGCTGCCTTGCAGGGCGGGCCGTTTTTGAAGATGCTCACCGGGCTCCGCGAGGGGAAAAAGACCCCGTACAGCCTGGGCCATTTCTTCATCGCGATAAACGTATCGTCCTTCATCGAGCCCGCCGAGTTCAAGAAAACCACGGGCGACATACTCAGGGGGCTTCGCTCCTCGAGAAAAATGCCGGGCCAGGAGTGCATCTATACGGCAGGCGAGAAGGAGCACCAGGCCTGGCTCGAGCGCAAGGGCAGGGGCGTTCCCCTGGGCGAGGAGCTCCGGCGCGAGATCACCGGTCTGCGGAACGAGATGGGACTCACCGGCTACCGCTTTCCGTTCGAACAATAGAAGGGCGTGGGCGAGGTAAGTATTTAATGCGTGACCATGATCATTCCCACCTGCGCGAGGGGGAGCGCTGCGAAGAGTGCGACGCGAGGGAATTCCCCGGCGAGATAACCTTCAAGGCCGTATATAAGAACCTTCCCTACGTACTGGACGTCATCAGGAATATTTTCAGCGAAAACGGGCTCATGCCGCAGATAGAGACAAAGCTCAGCCGCACCAGCAAGTACATATCCTTTACCTTCTCCGCGCGCTTCGAGAGCGAGGCGCAGCTCAACAAGGTGTGTTCCGCTATCTCCAGGGTGGAAGGATTCACCACGATGTTCTAGCGCTCACGTCGCGCGACCCAGCGCTATCCCCGCGAGCGCGCCCGTGCTCCATGCGAACTGGAGATTGTAGCCCCCGCTGTCGCCGTCTATGTCGAGAAGCTCCCCCGTGATGTAAAGCCCCTTCACCCGCCTGGATTCCATCGTCGCGGGATTGATCTCGTCCACGTCCACGCCCCCCGCGGCGACCACTGCCTCGGCGAAGGGGCGCGGGGTGCCCGGCGCGACGCGCACATCCTGGAGCGCGCGTACGATCCGCGCGCGCGCTCCGGGGGAGAGCGAATCGGCGCGGGCCTGCCCGTCCAGTCCCGCGAGGGAGAGGAAGATCTCGGGCATGCGCTCTTTCAGTATGCCGAGAAGGCCGAAGGCGAGGGTGCGCTCCCCGTCCGCCAGCACCGTGTCCAGCAGCTCCGCAAGACCCGCGTCGTCAGTCGCGGGGAAGAGATCGATCGCGACCTCGGGCGTTTCGCCCGCGAGGACTCGTTCGTTCACGGCGCGGGACACATCGAGCGAGGCCGGTCCCGAGATCCCGTATTTCGTAAAGAGGAGCTCCCCATTGGATTCCGCGATCGTTTTCCCGCGCGCGCGCACGCTCACCCCGCAGTCCCACTTGATCCCCTCGAGCCGGTGCAGCGCCTTGAGCGGTATCGAGATCGGAAGGATGGCGGGAAAGGGCTCGTACACCCGGTGCCCCAGGGAGGAGGCGAGCTCGTAGCCCGCGGTGGACGCGCCCAACTGCGGGGCGGCGCAGCTTCCCGCGGCCAGGACGACTGCGTCGAACTCGAGCTCCTCGAGCCCGGAAGTCACGAGCAGGAATTTCCCGTTTCGCGGCTGGATCGAGTCGACCTTGCGGTGAAGATGTATATCGGCCCCCAATCTCCCGATTTCCCAGATAAGCACGCGCTGCACGGAGGACGCCTGGAGGGACGCCGGGTAGAGTTTTCCGCGCTCCCCCTCCACGAAGGGAATGCCGATCGACCGGAAGAACTCCGTGGTTTCATCGAGCCCGAAGCGCGCGATGACATTGCCGGCGAACCGGGGATTGTGCCCGTGGTAGCGGTCCGCGTCAAGTTCGCGGTTGGCGATGTTGCAGCGCCCGTTGCCGGTCGCGAGGAGCTTTCGCCCCGCGGATTTCTGCCGCTCGAACACGGTCACGCGGCATCCGCCGCGCGCGCAGAAGTGCGCCGCGATGAGCCCCGATGCCCCTCCCCCGATTATCGCTACGCGTTTCATCGCTTTCTCCGCTCCTGGATTTTCCTGCCGGAATGGATTTTAAGGAAACGCGTGCCGCCGTCAAGAAGTAAGGAAAATGTTGATATTTTTAAAAAGGACCGCTACTGTGCCCTCGCGCAATCGTAAACCGGGCGGTCGAATACAAGGTGACGGATTTTGCTGTTTTGTCTATCCTGAAAATGACTGCGCGGTACGTTCCATTGCGAGGTTTATTTGATGAAAAAAATTCTTGAAGCGTTGTACAGCCTGCTGTTTTTCTTCATCTTCGCTTTTTATACGGCGTTCTTCGGAATCATTTCACACGTGTCCATTCTGTTCAGCCCGCGGGGAAAGGTCGCGCACTGGTGCATGCGTATGTGGTCCCGGTGCACCCTGGCAACATGCAGGGTCACGGTGCGCGTGGAGGGGTTGGAAAATATCGCCCGCGACCGCGTCCAGATATTCGCGTCAAACCACGCGAGCCATTTCGACATATTCATCCTGAGTACGGTGATCCCGGTCAGGTTCGGCTGGGTCGCCAAGGCCATACTTTTTAAAATTCCGTTCATAGGCTGGCACATGTGGCTGAACGGCTATATCTCCATCAATCGGACCAATCGGACGAAAGCGATCAAGAGCATGGACCTCGCGGCGGAAAAGGTAAAGAGGGGAAACCGGATCACGATTTTTCCCGAGGGAACGCGCAGCCGCACCGGCGTGCTTCAGCCCTTCAAGAAGGGGCTTTTCCACCTATGCGTGCAGACCGGGGTTCCCATCGTGCCCATCTTCATCAGGAATTCGTACCACATACTCCCGCCCGGATCCATGATCCTGCATCCGTCCACGGTGTACGTGAAAATAGGCGAGAAGATGCCCACTGCCGGATACTCGGTGGAGAAAATAGAAATAATCATGAGCGATCTCCGGAAGCGCATCGAAACCCTGGAGAAAGAGGCGGCGGAAATGGAAAAGAGGTTCGGGGGCTGATAATACCGTATGTGCAACGGCGCCGGCAATTGTTCGGCGGGGTCGTTTGTCCATACGGCCGAAAATCCATAGTAGAGACGTCCCGGCGGGACGTCTCTACTACAGGTTTTCGGTTGCATCCACAAACAACCCCGCACCATTCAATCCAGGGCGTTAATGACCTTCGACACCGCCTGCGACTTGTTCAGCGCGTAGAAGTGGAAACCGGGCACTCCCCAGGACTTGAGCTCCCGGCACTGGATGATCGAGTACTCGATCCCCACCTCGCAGACGTCGACGATCGAACCGCACGTGACGAGCCTTTTCATGAGCTCGTTCGGGATTTTCGCGCCGCACATGCGCGTGACCTTCTCGATGTTCGCTTGGTTGGTGACGGGCATGATGCCGGGGATCACCGGGACCGTGACGCCCATGCGGCGCACGCTGTTCATGAACTCGTAGAAATCGTCGTTGTTGTAGAAAAGCTGGGTGATGACGTAATCGGCCCCGGCGTCCACCTTGCGCTTGAGGTTCTCGAGATCGGCCTCCATGCTGGGGGCTTCCAGGTGCTTCTCGGGGTATCCCGCGACGCCAATGGTAAACCCGTTGATCGAGCGGATGAAGGTCACGAGCTCGTTTGCGTACGGGAACCCGTCCACCGGTGCGACGAAGTGCTCCTGTCCCTTCGGGGGATCGCCCCTGAGCGCGAGGATGTTCGATATGCCCTTCGCCTTGACATCGCCCAGGTAGCGTGCGATCTCGTCCCTGCCCGCGCCCACGCAGGTGAAGTGCACAAGGGGCGTGATGCCCAGTGTGTCGCGTATCTTGAGGGAAAGCTCCAGGGTGCGTGACTGGGTGGATCCCCCCGCCCCGTACGTCACCGATATGAACCCGGGCTTGAATACCGCGAGCTCGCCCAGGGCCTGCATGAGGTTGATCTCGCCCTGTTCCGTCTTGGGCGGAAACAGCTCGAATGAAATCACGAATCCTTCTTTATATAATTCGGGTATGCCCATGCCGCCGGGGTTCCTCCTTAAACTGGTTGCAATGGAGAACCCTAGACCTGGGCGTGCCGGCTTTCAACTGTTTTTTGATCGAGCGCGGGCAAAATAGGAGGGCCGTGGCGTATCCTGGGGCGGTTTTCCTGGTTGACGCACCCGGGAAATTGACGTATGCTTCGACGGATATGCACCATGGCTTCCCAATGCACGGCCGCGCAAGAAGGAATGCCGCCCGTGGATTCGGCAGCGACGCGATTAATCTTGACAGCGGGGGGTGTATGTGCCCCCAATGATTGAGCGCTCACTCAAATTTTCAATGCGCGTTCGGCAGGAGCGGGAGGAAGAATGGGGAGGAAAGTTATGAGCCAGGCCGGATCGATCGGCGACATCTCACGGCAAAACATACTTATCGCGAACCGGATCAGGATGATCATAATCATCGCCCTGCTTGCAGTTGTCGCGGGCTCAGCGGAAAGCAACATGCTGGTCATCAACATCGCCTATTTCAGCGGCTTGGGGATCTATTTCGTAACCGCCGTGGTGAACTATGCGTTGACGCGCCGCGGGCGCGGGGGCGCGGCGCTTCAGTTTGTCACGATGGCGGTCGAGATGAACATCGTGACGCTCATCAAATCCGCGTACGCGTTCACCGACAAACCTTACCTCGTGGTGAACGAAAGCATCGTCTTCTCGGTCTATTTCCTCTTTATCCTCCTCACCCTGCTCCAGAACAGCAGGGCCCTCACCGCACTCGCGGGAGGGCTCGCGGCGCTCGAGTACTCGGCGCTTATCGCGTTCTGCGTAGTGGTCATGGGAGTGCCCTGGGCCGTGGGAAATCCAATTCCGGGACACGCGGTGATAGACGATGAGATAGCGAAGCTCATACTCATCGGGGGCTTTACGGCTGTGTGCGCTACGGTGCTGAAAAACCTGCGCGGTTTTTCGTTCAAGGCCGAGGAGAATGAGCGGATCGCGCGATCGCGCTCGGCGCACCTGGAAGGGATAATCGCCTCCGCGACCGGTATGAACGAGTCGCTCACCGGCGTGAGCAGGGACCAGAAATCGGTCTGCGACACATTCTCGCAGCTCTCGCAGGATCAGGCGGCGATGAGCGAAGAGCTTTCCTCGGTGTACGAGGAGCAGGTCGCCTCGATAGAGTCGATCAACCGGAACATGACGGCGCAGAGCGCCGAATCCGAGAAATCCGCGGCGCTCATCGCGACGCTCAGGGAAAGCGAGCGAAGGGTGCTCGACCTGAGCTCCGCGGTACTGGCGGACATAGGACGCGTGGCCGCTTCGTCCGAAAGCACCTCGCGCATACTCTCCCAGATGGGCGGCATGATGCAGCTCCTCCGCGAGGGTGGGCAGTCGATCACCGCGTTCATCTCGGTCATTAACGATATCACCGACAGGATCAACCTGCTTTCGCTTAACGCCGCGATCGAGGCCGCGCGCGCGGGCGAGCACGGCCGCGGCTTCGCCGTCGTCGCCGACGAGATCGGCAAGCTCGCGGAGGCGACCTCCGACAATTCCAGGGAGATATCGGCCCAGCTCGAACGCATCCGGGCGGACATCGAGCGCGGCGGCGCGCTCGTCAACGACACCCGCTCCGCGGTGGACGAGGTTATCGCGCTCATAGGGGCGAGTAACGAGAAGATAGACGAGGTGCGCGAGGCGATGACGGCGCAGAACGGCGCGATAGGCGCGGTGGAGGAGCAGTCCGCGATCCTGGGCTCGCTTTCGCGATCGATTTTATCGGCGACGGACGAACAGCGCTTTTCGATGGAGGAAAGCATGGCGACCGTCCAGAGGATCGCGGAATTGGCGCAGACGATAGGGTCACACACGCAGCAGATGCTCGAATTCGCCCGGGTGATCACGGGCGGAACCGAGGAGCTGAGCGCGCTCATTACGACCGGCGCGACGGAATAAATAAAAACGCCCCCCGCCAGGCGGCGCGGGAGGCGGGAACCGGGGGAACGCCCCCGGGGCCGCGGACCGGTGTATCGGCCCCCGGGCCCCCTGCCGCTACTCTTCCAATCCCACGCGCTCGACCTTGTTGAGGTCCCTCACGTAGAAAAACGACCCGATGAAAAATACCACTGCCCCGAAAAGAGAGAAAAGCGGGAGGAATTTGAACGCGGTAAGGAGATCGTAGCGGTCCGATATGTACCCGACGAATATGGGTGCCAGGCTGTAGCCCAGGAGCATCATGAAGAACTGCGCCAGGCTGTAGGAAATCGCGCGAAGGCCGGGGTGCACGACGTCCTGCGTGACCGCGGAGCCGCCCGCGGCGAACATGGGCGCGGTGAATCCGAAGCAGATGAGGAACACGTATTGCGCGGTCCCCTCGAGGAAGAAGAAGCCGATAAAAAGGAACAGCCCGGTGAGGAGCGATGTGACGGCCGGCACGCTCATGCGCGCGTTAGGATACTTGCGGCGAAGCTTGTCGGTGACTAACCCGCCTATGGGGGCGCCGAAAATCGCGAGGAGGAACACCACCGAGGTCTTCACGCCCGCCTTGTCCATGGGAAGCCCGTCCATCCGGTTGAAGTACGAGGGAAGCCAGTTCATAAGCGCCGTGGTGACGAAGGTGTTTCCGATGTAGCCCAGGTACGTGAACAGCACCGAGGGTGTGTGCAGGAATTCCCTGGCGATTTCACCCGGCTTCATCTTCACGTGAACCGCGTTGGCACCCGTGCCGGACTTTCTCGTGATCTGCACCGTCTTGTAGTCCTTCACCCAGAAAAAGAGCAGGGCGACGATAAGCCCCGGCACCGCGAGCAGGCCGAAGGCGTAGCGCCAGCCCAGGCTCTCCGCGATCACCCCGCCCAGTATCACCCCGATCGCGGTGCCCATGGGAATGGCAGCCGTGAACAGCCCGTTCATGGTGGCGCGCTTTTCCTCGGGGAAATATGCCGCGATCATCGCGTGACCTCCTGAGGTGTACGCTGCCTCCCCGACGCCGATAAGCGAGCGCGCGGTGAACAACTGCGTGAAGCTTTTCGTCAACGCGCACGCCGCCGCGCCGATGCTCCAGAGCACCGCCATGATGCCTATTGCTTTTTTCCTGCTCCACCGGTCGACAAGCAGTGATACGGGAAAGACGAACAGGGTCATCATGAGCGTCACGATCGAGGCGAACCAGCCGCATTCGGCGTCGGTGAGGGCCCACTCGACCTTCAGGTACGGGAAGATGGCGGCGACAACCATCCGGTCCACGTAATTGAACAGGTAGAGCAGGAACAGCAGGAGGAACACGTACCGTGCGTATCCCGGTGAAACCTGGAAGTCTTTCGCTTCGTTCAGGCGTGCGGCTTTTTCCATGTAAACGCTCCTCGATGGGTTTTATGGACGGCTTCCGGCATTATTCCCCGGGGGGAGGCCGGCGCTTCGAAAAATGCGCATTCTTCCCCCTTGTGCCCTTAAAGGGTACCGTGCGAACGCACGTTGGAAGATGAATGCTTATCGCCGCCGCGGCGACCGCGGTGGCGTGAGGTACGGCGGCGCCCATTCCCCGCCGCATCCGGTTCAAACCGGGCTCGCGGGGCCGGCACGTGTAGAGCAAGATGATTTCATTGATATACAACGTAATCCATAAATCAATCATTATTTTTATTTCCCCGCCGCCGTTACGTGTTACCGCCCGTTTTCTTTTTCCCGGAATTTCCAGCCGCGTGTTGCCGCCCGGACGCGGCGCGCGCTCCCGCGCCGGTAACCGCCGCCGGTTTGCCGGAAAGCCGATCGCGGGCATAATGTTACACGCCCGTAATATTGGGGGCGTGTGAGCGCGGATTTTCCCGCGATATAAGCGACGCTAACGGCCGCGCGGCCGCCGGGGCCTTGCGGAAAAATATTTAACCTCATGGAAATATATTACCTGAAGGTAAAATAGGCCCCGATTTTCCACGCCGCGACCCGCGAACGTTGACAGGTTTTGTGCGTGTGCTAAAACCACAGTATGGAAATTTATTTCATTGAAACCGGATTGAAAAGCGCGCGGAACGCGCCGCGACCCCGGTCGAGGAGGATGCCTATGAGCGTGAATGCGGGCTTGTGCGTACTAATCAATTAATAACAGGAGGATTCGAACGATGAAGATGAGGAAGTTATTGTTGCTGGCATGCGTCGCGATCATCGCACTCATGCCGCTCATGGCGCTCGCCGAGGACGCGGCGAAGCCGAAACAGGACGCGGCCGCGGCGGTGCAGCCGTCCGCGCGGGCCGTGGATCCAAGCGGTTCAAAGACCGGAAACGCCGCCGACGTAACCGCGGCGAAACCGGGAAATCCCACGATAGCGGAAATCGCCGACGAGGTGGGTAAGAGCAAGGTAGCCGTGAACATGGTCTGGGTGCTGATCACGGGCTTTCTGGTGATGTTCATGCAGGCCGGGTTCGCGATGGTCGAATCGGGACTCACCCGCGCGAAAAACGTGGCGCATACGATGGCGATGAATTTAATGATCTACCCGCTGGGCATGCTGGGCTTTTACCTGTGCGGATTCGCGCTCATGTTTGGCGGGGTGGGGGCGCTGGGAACCCTTGGGGGATTTGACGGGCTTTCGAGCGAATTCACGGTGACCCTCTTCGGGAAGGAGTTCGGTCTTTTTGGAAGCAAGGGTTTCATGCTGACGGGCGTGTACGACGTCGCGGTGTTCGCGATGTTCCTTTTCCAGATGGTATTCATGGACACGACGGCGACCATTCCCACGGGCTCCATGGCGGAACGCTGGAAATATTCCTCGTTTTTTGTTTACGGGCTGCTGGTGGGCACCATAATATACCCCATCTACGGCAACTGGGTATGGGGAGGAGGCTGGCTCTCCGCTCTTGGTAAAAATTTCGCACTGGGTCACGGGCATGTCGACTTCGCGGGCTCCTCGGTTGTTCATATGACCGGGGGCGTCCTGGCGTTCGTAGGCGCAAAGATGCTGGGCCCGCGTATCGGCAAATACAATGCCGACGGCTCGCCCAACGCGATCCCCGGCCACAATATCGCAATGGCCGTTATCGGCACCTTCATACTCGCATTCGGC
This window of the Spirochaetota bacterium genome carries:
- a CDS encoding DUF255 domain-containing protein translates to MKRTLIALAALLFVTAGAGSCGKDAGTDSKVKWMSYNEGADRARTEGKPMIIDFYASWCHWCTVMDRETFGDDETAAMIAGNFIPVRVDVESTDRIKAKNRNFAPSAFASMMGVQGLPTVAFMDKKGELITLVPGYVQPKMFIPILRYVRDECYLKQVSLTEYLDRRKECSGKD
- a CDS encoding Ldh family oxidoreductase, encoding MEHDTAWVSFDVMERFMADALVAAGVPPEDAAVCAEVLITADALGIDSHGVNRLKPIYIDRIRAGILNPRTTFEIVREGPTTAVVDGHDGMGHVIAKRAMRMAMDKAREFGMGMVAVRNSSHYGIAGYYALMAVKEDMIGITGTNARPSIAPTFGVENMLGTNPLTFGIPSDEDFPFLLDCATSVSQRGKIEVYGRQGKDVPPGWVIDEKGETRTDTHGILDDLTKGAAALAPLGGIGEEGGGYKGYGYATVVEILSAALQGGPFLKMLTGLREGKKTPYSLGHFFIAINVSSFIEPAEFKKTTGDILRGLRSSRKMPGQECIYTAGEKEHQAWLERKGRGVPLGEELRREITGLRNEMGLTGYRFPFEQ
- a CDS encoding DUF493 family protein, with the protein product MRDHDHSHLREGERCEECDAREFPGEITFKAVYKNLPYVLDVIRNIFSENGLMPQIETKLSRTSKYISFTFSARFESEAQLNKVCSAISRVEGFTTMF
- a CDS encoding NAD(P)/FAD-dependent oxidoreductase: MKRVAIIGGGASGLIAAHFCARGGCRVTVFERQKSAGRKLLATGNGRCNIANRELDADRYHGHNPRFAGNVIARFGLDETTEFFRSIGIPFVEGERGKLYPASLQASSVQRVLIWEIGRLGADIHLHRKVDSIQPRNGKFLLVTSGLEELEFDAVVLAAGSCAAPQLGASTAGYELASSLGHRVYEPFPAILPISIPLKALHRLEGIKWDCGVSVRARGKTIAESNGELLFTKYGISGPASLDVSRAVNERVLAGETPEVAIDLFPATDDAGLAELLDTVLADGERTLAFGLLGILKERMPEIFLSLAGLDGQARADSLSPGARARIVRALQDVRVAPGTPRPFAEAVVAAGGVDVDEINPATMESRRVKGLYITGELLDIDGDSGGYNLQFAWSTGALAGIALGRAT
- a CDS encoding 1-acyl-sn-glycerol-3-phosphate acyltransferase, which produces MKKILEALYSLLFFFIFAFYTAFFGIISHVSILFSPRGKVAHWCMRMWSRCTLATCRVTVRVEGLENIARDRVQIFASNHASHFDIFILSTVIPVRFGWVAKAILFKIPFIGWHMWLNGYISINRTNRTKAIKSMDLAAEKVKRGNRITIFPEGTRSRTGVLQPFKKGLFHLCVQTGVPIVPIFIRNSYHILPPGSMILHPSTVYVKIGEKMPTAGYSVEKIEIIMSDLRKRIETLEKEAAEMEKRFGG
- the metF gene encoding methylenetetrahydrofolate reductase [NAD(P)H], giving the protein MGIPELYKEGFVISFELFPPKTEQGEINLMQALGELAVFKPGFISVTYGAGGSTQSRTLELSLKIRDTLGITPLVHFTCVGAGRDEIARYLGDVKAKGISNILALRGDPPKGQEHFVAPVDGFPYANELVTFIRSINGFTIGVAGYPEKHLEAPSMEADLENLKRKVDAGADYVITQLFYNNDDFYEFMNSVRRMGVTVPVIPGIMPVTNQANIEKVTRMCGAKIPNELMKRLVTCGSIVDVCEVGIEYSIIQCRELKSWGVPGFHFYALNKSQAVSKVINALD
- a CDS encoding MFS transporter, encoding MEKAARLNEAKDFQVSPGYARYVFLLLFLLYLFNYVDRMVVAAIFPYLKVEWALTDAECGWFASIVTLMMTLFVFPVSLLVDRWSRKKAIGIMAVLWSIGAAACALTKSFTQLFTARSLIGVGEAAYTSGGHAMIAAYFPEEKRATMNGLFTAAIPMGTAIGVILGGVIAESLGWRYAFGLLAVPGLIVALLFFWVKDYKTVQITRKSGTGANAVHVKMKPGEIAREFLHTPSVLFTYLGYIGNTFVTTALMNWLPSYFNRMDGLPMDKAGVKTSVVFLLAIFGAPIGGLVTDKLRRKYPNARMSVPAVTSLLTGLFLFIGFFFLEGTAQYVFLICFGFTAPMFAAGGSAVTQDVVHPGLRAISYSLAQFFMMLLGYSLAPIFVGYISDRYDLLTAFKFLPLFSLFGAVVFFIGSFFYVRDLNKVERVGLEE
- a CDS encoding ammonium transporter — its product is MRKLLLLACVAIIALMPLMALAEDAAKPKQDAAAAVQPSARAVDPSGSKTGNAADVTAAKPGNPTIAEIADEVGKSKVAVNMVWVLITGFLVMFMQAGFAMVESGLTRAKNVAHTMAMNLMIYPLGMLGFYLCGFALMFGGVGALGTLGGFDGLSSEFTVTLFGKEFGLFGSKGFMLTGVYDVAVFAMFLFQMVFMDTTATIPTGSMAERWKYSSFFVYGLLVGTIIYPIYGNWVWGGGWLSALGKNFALGHGHVDFAGSSVVHMTGGVLAFVGAKMLGPRIGKYNADGSPNAIPGHNIAMAVIGTFILAFGWFGFNPGSTLAGTDLRISVVAVNTMLASATGAVAATLWMWLVRTKKPDPSMMCNGLLAGLVAITAPSAFVSAGSAAIIGLVAGVLVIEAAFFIERKLRVDDPVGAVAVHGVNGAWGVLAVGLFADGTYGEGLNGVAGTVKGLFYGDPSQFVAQLIGMGANILYVGLLGYIVFKLIDLVIGNRVSPAAEVDGLDIPEMGVSGYSGIKLDKFSETPFSKGSAPAKAQ